One Spiroplasma endosymbiont of Dioctria linearis DNA segment encodes these proteins:
- a CDS encoding rod shape-determining protein produces MKIEERTFIALDLGTSNILAYVGRQGIVYDEPSIMAYDNMTNTLVALGQDAYNLIGKTNDNIRMEIPIRDGVITDLDAARDMLKHVFSKLKMLNEWKNSIILLACPSEVTELEREALKQVAYDMGAEIVIVEEEVKMAALGAGINIEIPKGNIVIDIGGGTTDIAIISAGDIIISRSIKIAGNAFNEEVKKYIRSEYNVTIGDKTAEEVKKELGSLAKYKGERTMSVFGRDIISGLPKEAIISSEEIRNVLVNAFSRITDLLIELMENTPPELAGDIITNGFTICGGGSKIRGIKEYFNGIFSVPCHLTPNPLTGVIEGSKVFEKTINQRIDNDYYGKNAKNVKKGSQTSYLS; encoded by the coding sequence ATGAAAATAGAGGAACGTACATTTATTGCATTGGATTTAGGAACAAGTAACATATTGGCTTATGTAGGAAGACAGGGTATAGTTTACGACGAACCTTCAATTATGGCATATGACAATATGACTAATACACTAGTTGCATTAGGTCAAGATGCATATAATTTGATTGGAAAAACTAATGATAATATTAGAATGGAAATACCAATTAGAGATGGTGTAATTACAGATTTAGACGCTGCAAGAGATATGTTAAAACATGTATTTAGTAAGTTAAAAATGTTAAATGAATGAAAAAATTCAATTATTTTATTAGCTTGTCCAAGTGAAGTAACTGAACTTGAAAGAGAAGCTTTAAAACAAGTTGCTTACGATATGGGAGCTGAAATTGTTATTGTTGAAGAGGAAGTAAAAATGGCAGCTTTAGGAGCAGGAATTAATATTGAAATTCCAAAAGGAAATATAGTAATTGATATTGGTGGAGGAACTACTGATATAGCAATTATTTCAGCTGGAGATATAATTATTTCTAGATCAATTAAAATTGCAGGAAATGCATTTAACGAAGAAGTAAAAAAATACATCAGATCAGAATATAATGTAACAATTGGTGATAAAACTGCCGAAGAAGTAAAAAAAGAATTAGGTTCATTAGCAAAATATAAAGGTGAAAGAACTATGTCTGTTTTTGGTAGAGATATTATTTCAGGATTACCAAAAGAAGCTATTATTAGTTCTGAAGAAATAAGAAACGTTTTAGTTAACGCTTTTAGTAGAATTACAGACTTATTAATTGAATTAATGGAAAATACACCACCTGAATTAGCAGGAGATATAATTACTAATGGATTTACAATATGTGGTGGTGGATCAAAAATAAGAGGTATTAAAGAGTACTTTAATGGGATTTTCTCAGTACCTTGTCATTTAACACCAAATCCACTAACTGGAGTTATTGAAGGTTCAAAAGTATTTGAAAAAACTATTAACCAAAGAATTGACAATGATTACTACGGTAAAAACGCAAAAAATGTTAAAAAAGGTAGTCAAACATCTTATTTATCATAA
- a CDS encoding rod shape-determining protein, translating to MANKKPTFVSMDLGTANTLVYIAGQGIVYNEPSIVAYRIKENKIIAVGEEAYKMIGKGNKTIRVVRPMVDGVITDIRATEAQLRYIFSKLRITKQLKHSIMLLACPSVITELEKTALKKIAVNLGASQVFVEEEVKMAALGGGVNIYAPTGNLIVDMGGGTTDIAVLASGDIVLSKSVKVAGNYLNDECQKFIRSQYGLEVGSKTAESIKVNVGSLAKFPDERRMKVYGRDVVSGLPREIEITPEEVREVLKVPVSRIIDLTVQVLEDTPPELAGDIFRNGITICGGGALIKGIDKYFADTLQLPTKIGEQPLLAVINGTKKFESEIWEIIKAEKWHEDILGR from the coding sequence ATGGCAAATAAAAAACCAACATTCGTTTCTATGGACCTTGGAACAGCTAATACATTAGTATACATTGCTGGACAAGGAATAGTTTATAACGAACCATCAATAGTAGCTTACAGAATTAAAGAAAACAAAATAATCGCTGTAGGTGAAGAAGCATACAAAATGATAGGTAAAGGAAACAAAACTATTCGTGTTGTAAGACCAATGGTTGACGGAGTTATTACTGATATTAGAGCTACTGAAGCTCAGTTAAGATATATATTTTCAAAACTTAGAATTACAAAACAATTAAAACATTCAATAATGTTGTTAGCATGTCCTTCAGTTATTACTGAATTGGAAAAAACAGCTCTTAAAAAAATTGCTGTTAACCTTGGAGCATCTCAAGTATTTGTTGAAGAAGAAGTAAAAATGGCAGCTTTAGGTGGAGGAGTAAATATTTATGCTCCTACAGGAAACTTAATAGTTGATATGGGTGGAGGAACTACTGATATAGCTGTTTTAGCTTCAGGAGATATAGTTCTTTCAAAATCAGTTAAAGTTGCAGGAAACTATTTAAATGATGAATGTCAAAAATTTATTCGTTCACAATATGGATTAGAAGTGGGATCAAAAACTGCAGAATCAATTAAAGTTAACGTTGGTTCATTAGCAAAATTTCCAGATGAAAGACGTATGAAAGTATATGGACGTGATGTTGTTTCTGGATTACCAAGAGAAATTGAAATTACTCCAGAAGAAGTACGTGAAGTACTAAAAGTACCAGTATCAAGAATTATTGATTTAACAGTACAAGTTTTAGAAGATACACCACCTGAATTAGCAGGAGATATCTTTAGAAATGGTATTACAATTTGTGGAGGTGGAGCCCTAATTAAAGGAATCGACAAATACTTCGCAGATACATTACAATTACCAACAAAAATTGGTGAACAACCATTATTAGCAGTTATTAACGGAACTAAAAAATTCGAAAGTGAAATCTGAGAAATTATTAAAGCCGAAAAATGACATGAAGATATACTTGGTAGATAA
- a CDS encoding DeoR/GlpR family DNA-binding transcription regulator, with protein MHKLERKDILLNRIIEKNFMSSKDFFDYAASVNINKSTARRDLNELEQEEKISLTFGGIISRVENIYEPDRMGKVQKEHFEKNVIAKEAAKFIKSDEIIFCSPGTTIERFVREIKTKVKLLVTNSFPVFLEAWKNNKVMDVLLLGGVFKEKSQVFYSRSTKKYLEGIKFSKIFFSCLSLDLEGNIYDDFLPEVETIRDVLRIAKGKILLVDSSKIKDEGVEKVTNIKDIDVVITDEKSKEKIGDSFQNLNIIYSNGEENE; from the coding sequence ATGCACAAATTAGAAAGAAAAGATATTTTGTTAAATAGAATTATAGAAAAAAATTTTATGTCCTCAAAGGATTTCTTTGATTATGCAGCGAGTGTAAATATTAATAAATCAACTGCTAGAAGAGATCTAAATGAATTGGAACAAGAGGAAAAAATAAGTTTAACTTTTGGGGGAATTATTTCAAGAGTTGAGAACATATATGAACCTGATAGAATGGGGAAGGTTCAAAAAGAACATTTTGAAAAAAATGTTATTGCAAAAGAGGCTGCAAAGTTTATTAAGAGTGATGAGATTATTTTTTGTTCTCCTGGAACAACTATTGAGAGATTTGTAAGAGAGATTAAAACTAAGGTTAAATTATTAGTTACAAATTCTTTTCCAGTTTTTTTAGAAGCATGGAAAAATAATAAAGTAATGGATGTGCTGTTACTTGGAGGAGTTTTTAAAGAAAAGTCTCAGGTATTTTATAGTCGTAGTACTAAAAAATACCTTGAAGGAATTAAATTTTCTAAAATATTTTTTAGCTGCTTATCTTTAGATTTGGAAGGAAATATTTATGATGATTTTCTACCAGAAGTAGAGACAATAAGAGATGTTTTAAGAATAGCCAAAGGGAAAATTCTACTTGTAGATTCATCAAAAATAAAGGATGAAGGAGTCGAAAAGGTTACTAATATAAAAGATATAGATGTTGTAATTACAGATGAAAAGAGTAAAGAAAAAATTGGAGATTCATTTCAAAATTTAAATATAATTTACTCTAATGGAGAAGAAAATGAGTAA
- a CDS encoding SIS domain-containing protein, whose protein sequence is MSKNFREEKFNTVKEILQQSLIWKKISKEVAKQIEIFKEYFEKYRDYKIVFTGAGTSEFIGQALRPYFYKKGRNVSSIATTDIVSNPLNFLKKEDKTILISFARSGNSPESIATFNIANKLIDEIHHLIITCNEKGELAKIGKDSKNAKVFLLPKESNDKGFAMTSSYSGMLLAAFLILEIILKTSNEINIKKLCNDFEKNLSLIDSSIQNIKLDENDRVVYLGSSEFKGFSKEAHLKLLELTQGKIPCFYDGILAFRHGPKSIINNNTTVIILMSKNKYARKYEIDLLKEIALEKVVKNLIVLDNTNSDEIKKYSDTVLNFENEDLNEIFIGLNYILFAQILSLSTSIKLNINPDNPCPSGEVNRVVKGVLIHELF, encoded by the coding sequence ATGAGTAAAAATTTTAGAGAAGAAAAATTTAATACTGTCAAAGAGATTTTACAACAATCTCTTATATGAAAAAAAATAAGTAAAGAAGTTGCTAAACAAATAGAAATTTTTAAAGAGTATTTTGAAAAGTATAGGGATTACAAAATAGTATTTACTGGTGCTGGAACTAGTGAGTTTATAGGGCAAGCATTACGTCCTTATTTCTATAAAAAAGGACGTAATGTATCATCAATAGCAACAACAGATATTGTTTCAAATCCCCTAAACTTTTTAAAAAAAGAAGATAAAACTATTTTAATCTCTTTTGCAAGAAGTGGTAATTCACCAGAATCAATAGCTACTTTTAATATAGCTAATAAGTTAATAGATGAAATTCATCATTTAATTATAACTTGTAATGAAAAGGGAGAATTGGCGAAAATAGGAAAAGACAGTAAAAATGCAAAAGTATTTTTACTACCAAAAGAATCAAATGATAAAGGTTTTGCTATGACATCAAGTTACTCTGGAATGCTTTTGGCAGCTTTTTTAATATTAGAAATCATATTAAAAACAAGTAATGAAATTAATATTAAAAAATTATGTAATGATTTTGAGAAAAACTTAAGTCTTATTGATTCAAGTATTCAAAATATTAAATTAGATGAAAATGATAGAGTTGTTTATTTGGGAAGTTCAGAGTTTAAGGGTTTTTCAAAGGAAGCTCATTTGAAACTATTAGAATTAACGCAAGGAAAAATTCCGTGTTTTTATGATGGAATATTAGCATTTAGACATGGTCCAAAATCAATAATAAATAATAATACAACAGTTATTATTCTTATGAGTAAAAATAAATATGCAAGAAAGTATGAAATTGATTTATTAAAAGAGATTGCTTTAGAAAAAGTTGTTAAAAATCTAATAGTTCTTGATAATACAAATTCCGATGAGATAAAAAAATATTCTGATACTGTATTGAATTTTGAAAATGAAGATTTGAATGAGATTTTTATTGGCTTAAATTATATATTGTTTGCTCAAATTTTATCTTTAAGTACATCTATCAAATTAAATATTAATCCAGATAATCCATGTCCCTCAGGTGAAGTTAATCGTGTTGTTAAAGGAGTATTAATTCATGAGTTATTCTAA
- a CDS encoding PTS transporter subunit EIIC yields MNTVSKETKMKKEKNFDKTKKNNFFSNLLIKLQGLGKSLMYPIALLPFAALLNRFGSLAMELNSDAQYNVGWWIGFIIQKPGATIFDQLPLLFAIGTAFGLSKDQRGEAALVGAAFYLILVAFLAEGGLPKLFYDKVVTFDFYKESEGNKELAGALSGLFYVPKYGMINQKLEIIGGTYILNIGVLGGIVAGCLSAWSYNKFKGIKLPQALSFFGGRRFVPMVIMVASLPVAFLFAILWPWFQYGLVSFGKLVSSGDSWAVPGAFLYALLNRIVQPTGLHHIVNTFLWFQMPIEGQIVDFSGSIVLFNNMNESPLIGENGILDSKAIETILQPISNYFLGGVTITNDNFKEFFNIKMSGLPEGVLMNNVDGITSFTIFGDINAFQKSMVSGNFQTGFFPMFWGGLPGAALAMIMCSKKEKRKEVTTFLAGVAFVAALTGIDEPLVFSFIFVGPILWMVNALYTSIFAAIAIAMHMHIGFGFSGGFIDYIISFPNAWGMSKYEGMVNGKMYGVISNPLWMFVLSGLAFPAYYFTFSILIKKLDIKTPGREEEGDAVPLLQKNKKNKTNQKYEMMAKGIIDIVKVENIVKVENCSTRLKLTVKDNKSGIDDKDLKALGIYGIKRLGNQGLQLIIGTDVEHVADIVQEMIKT; encoded by the coding sequence ATGAATACAGTTTCAAAAGAAACAAAAATGAAGAAAGAAAAAAATTTTGATAAGACTAAAAAAAATAACTTTTTTAGTAACTTATTGATAAAACTACAAGGTCTTGGTAAATCCTTGATGTACCCAATTGCATTATTGCCATTTGCAGCTCTACTTAATAGATTTGGCTCTTTAGCTATGGAATTAAATAGTGATGCTCAATATAATGTTGGTTGGTGAATTGGATTTATTATACAAAAACCTGGTGCAACAATTTTTGATCAATTACCATTATTATTTGCAATAGGAACTGCTTTTGGTCTATCAAAGGACCAACGTGGTGAAGCAGCTTTAGTGGGAGCGGCATTTTATCTTATACTAGTAGCATTTCTTGCTGAAGGTGGATTGCCAAAGTTATTTTATGATAAAGTAGTAACATTTGATTTCTATAAGGAATCAGAGGGAAATAAAGAATTAGCAGGTGCTCTTTCAGGGCTATTCTATGTACCAAAATATGGAATGATTAATCAGAAGCTAGAAATTATTGGTGGAACATATATTTTGAATATTGGTGTATTAGGCGGAATAGTAGCGGGATGCTTATCAGCTTGATCTTACAATAAATTTAAAGGAATTAAATTACCCCAAGCTCTTTCATTCTTTGGAGGAAGAAGATTTGTACCTATGGTTATAATGGTAGCATCTCTACCAGTAGCATTCTTATTTGCAATACTTTGACCATGATTTCAATATGGTTTAGTATCATTTGGTAAATTAGTATCCTCTGGGGATTCTTGAGCTGTTCCAGGTGCATTCTTATATGCTCTATTAAATAGGATTGTTCAACCCACAGGGTTACATCATATTGTAAATACATTCTTGTGATTCCAAATGCCTATTGAAGGTCAAATTGTTGACTTTTCAGGAAGTATTGTTTTATTTAACAATATGAATGAATCACCATTAATTGGTGAAAATGGTATATTAGATTCAAAAGCTATTGAGACAATTTTACAGCCAATATCAAATTACTTTTTAGGGGGAGTTACCATTACTAATGATAACTTTAAAGAATTTTTTAACATTAAAATGTCTGGATTACCTGAGGGTGTATTAATGAATAATGTTGATGGAATAACAAGTTTTACAATTTTTGGAGATATTAATGCGTTCCAAAAATCTATGGTATCAGGGAATTTTCAGACAGGATTTTTCCCAATGTTTTGAGGAGGATTACCAGGGGCAGCATTAGCTATGATAATGTGTTCTAAAAAAGAAAAAAGAAAAGAGGTAACAACTTTCTTAGCTGGGGTTGCATTTGTAGCAGCTTTAACAGGAATTGATGAGCCTTTAGTTTTCTCATTTATTTTTGTGGGACCCATTCTTTGAATGGTAAATGCACTATATACCTCAATTTTTGCAGCTATTGCTATTGCAATGCATATGCATATTGGTTTTGGATTTAGTGGTGGTTTTATTGATTATATAATCTCCTTCCCTAATGCCTGAGGAATGAGTAAATATGAAGGAATGGTAAATGGTAAAATGTATGGAGTAATATCAAATCCACTTTGAATGTTTGTTTTATCTGGATTGGCTTTCCCTGCATATTACTTTACATTTAGTATTTTAATTAAAAAACTTGATATTAAAACTCCTGGTCGTGAAGAAGAAGGAGATGCAGTACCTTTACTTCAAAAAAATAAAAAGAATAAGACAAATCAAAAATATGAAATGATGGCGAAAGGCATTATTGATATTGTAAAAGTAGAAAATATTGTAAAAGTAGAGAATTGCAGTACTAGACTAAAGCTAACCGTTAAGGATAATAAATCTGGAATTGATGATAAAGATTTAAAGGCCTTAGGAATATATGGTATTAAAAGACTTGGTAATCAAGGCCTTCAACTTATAATTGGTACTGATGTTGAGCATGTTGCAGATATTGTTCAAGAAATGATAAAAACTTAA
- the argS gene encoding arginine--tRNA ligase, which yields MNILINKIRDVMEKAIKKLNLKGDILIERPKLIQNADFATNFALINSKLNKLNPIDLAQLIVEEVKDNEIFENVEFIKPGFINFRINNSLLNEVIKMVIKEGHNFGKSKSKGKKYNLEIVSANPTGYLHVGHARNGSIGDSVARILRFAGYDVETEYYVNDAGNQINISAATLFYHYKEMQGLSVDKPEEIYGGEMYKEVAQIFINEYKDKFKDISIVNNKIDNEEVNNLFKQKSIVFFMKEIKNQMSSLGVTINHFSSEAKMYQNNSINKIIKKYNELGATYEKDNALWLKTTEFGDDKDRVLKKGDGSFTYITPDIASHSDRIDRTKSNKYINFWGGDHHGYITRLKAGLALLGYDFNLIDIDMIQMVRLMKDGQEFKMSKRKGTAVWLIDLLEMVGKDCIRYTLVSKTPSSHMDFDLDLALEKNSTNPVYYAQYATARCNKIISSFKKLKLEINKSVEFKNQKEKEIIILLDSFNSILEYSASSRLPNIICDFIQSLSKYFHSYYAETKILDDENISLTNQRVLLIKSVYQVLSNAFNLIGIDVKNSM from the coding sequence ATGAATATATTAATAAATAAAATTAGAGATGTTATGGAAAAAGCAATAAAAAAACTCAATTTAAAGGGAGATATTTTAATTGAAAGACCTAAGTTAATTCAAAATGCTGATTTTGCAACAAATTTCGCATTAATTAACTCTAAATTAAATAAGTTAAATCCAATAGATCTAGCACAATTAATTGTTGAAGAAGTTAAAGATAATGAAATTTTTGAAAACGTTGAATTTATAAAACCTGGTTTTATAAATTTTAGAATAAACAATTCTCTTTTAAATGAAGTAATTAAAATGGTAATAAAAGAAGGTCATAATTTTGGTAAATCAAAATCTAAGGGAAAAAAATATAATCTAGAAATTGTTTCTGCTAATCCAACTGGATATTTGCATGTTGGTCATGCAAGAAATGGTTCTATTGGAGATTCTGTTGCAAGAATTTTAAGATTTGCAGGTTATGATGTTGAGACAGAATATTATGTTAATGACGCAGGTAATCAAATTAATATCTCTGCAGCCACCCTTTTTTATCATTATAAGGAAATGCAAGGACTTAGTGTTGATAAACCCGAAGAAATTTATGGTGGGGAAATGTATAAAGAAGTTGCTCAGATTTTTATAAATGAATATAAAGATAAATTTAAAGATATTTCAATAGTAAATAATAAAATTGATAATGAAGAAGTTAATAATTTATTCAAGCAAAAATCAATTGTCTTTTTTATGAAGGAAATTAAAAATCAAATGAGCAGTTTAGGAGTTACCATAAATCACTTCTCAAGTGAGGCAAAGATGTATCAAAATAACTCAATTAATAAAATAATAAAAAAATATAATGAACTTGGCGCAACATATGAAAAAGACAATGCTTTATGACTTAAAACAACTGAATTTGGTGATGATAAAGATAGAGTTCTTAAAAAAGGTGACGGAAGTTTTACATATATAACTCCAGATATTGCATCACACAGTGATAGAATTGATAGAACAAAATCTAATAAGTATATTAATTTTTGAGGTGGAGATCATCATGGCTATATAACAAGATTAAAAGCAGGTCTTGCTTTATTGGGATATGACTTTAATCTTATTGATATTGATATGATTCAAATGGTTCGTTTAATGAAAGATGGACAAGAATTTAAAATGTCAAAAAGAAAAGGCACTGCTGTTTGATTAATAGATCTTTTGGAAATGGTTGGAAAGGATTGTATTAGATACACATTGGTTTCTAAAACCCCTTCTAGTCATATGGATTTTGATTTAGACTTAGCTCTAGAGAAAAATTCAACTAATCCAGTCTATTATGCACAATATGCTACAGCAAGATGTAATAAAATTATTTCTAGTTTTAAAAAATTAAAACTAGAAATAAATAAATCTGTTGAATTTAAAAACCAAAAAGAAAAAGAAATTATAATCCTATTAGATAGCTTTAATTCAATACTTGAATACTCAGCAAGCTCTAGACTTCCTAATATAATTTGTGACTTTATACAATCACTATCAAAATATTTTCATTCTTATTATGCAGAAACAAAAATACTGGATGATGAGAATATTAGTTTAACAAATCAAAGAGTTTTATTAATAAAATCAGTTTATCAAGTATTATCAAATGCATTTAATTTAATAGGAATTGATGTGAAAAATAGCATGTAA
- a CDS encoding rod shape-determining protein, whose translation MARASLRTKRHIAIDIGTSKTRIFIEKLGMVFNEASLIAIDYKTKKVISIGDATKKFVGKLSGAMQIKSLLKRGILTDMNLLKQFLSNILLKYEEEVKNSVVTVACPISMSDIERRALIGSIKSLGVSHVIIEDDIKLALLGAGYNIYGSDSYMCLELGAGKATIGLVNNGETINYKWTKACGEAIDQEIIKTLKTKEGILIGDVTAEAIKIAVGSVLKNKEPLKTKAYGYDLNSARPREIEVQDKDISKLILSVFGNITNTITSLLEETQSEIAGDIIKNGLIITGGLSRIPGVKLFFENFFEIPVIVAKNAATATIEGAIMHKEKTFDIIEAMG comes from the coding sequence GTGGCAAGAGCTAGTTTAAGAACAAAAAGACATATTGCAATAGACATTGGAACAAGCAAAACTAGAATTTTTATTGAAAAATTAGGAATGGTTTTTAATGAAGCTAGTTTAATAGCTATTGACTATAAAACTAAAAAAGTAATCTCAATTGGGGATGCTACAAAAAAGTTTGTAGGTAAATTAAGTGGAGCAATGCAAATTAAAAGTCTTTTAAAACGCGGGATTTTAACTGATATGAATTTATTAAAGCAATTTTTATCAAATATTCTTTTAAAATATGAAGAAGAAGTAAAAAACTCAGTTGTTACTGTAGCTTGTCCTATTAGTATGAGTGATATTGAAAGAAGAGCTCTTATTGGATCAATTAAATCTCTTGGGGTTTCTCATGTAATTATTGAAGATGATATTAAATTGGCATTACTTGGAGCAGGATACAACATCTATGGCTCAGATTCATATATGTGTTTAGAACTTGGAGCAGGAAAAGCAACAATAGGTTTAGTTAATAATGGAGAAACAATAAATTATAAATGAACAAAGGCTTGTGGAGAAGCAATTGATCAAGAAATTATAAAAACTCTAAAAACAAAAGAAGGTATTTTAATTGGAGATGTTACTGCTGAGGCAATTAAAATTGCTGTAGGTTCAGTTCTAAAAAATAAGGAACCTTTAAAAACAAAAGCATATGGTTACGATTTAAACTCAGCAAGACCAAGAGAAATTGAAGTTCAAGATAAAGATATATCTAAACTTATTTTGTCAGTATTTGGAAATATAACTAATACAATCACTTCACTTCTTGAAGAAACTCAAAGTGAAATAGCTGGAGATATAATAAAGAATGGTTTAATTATTACTGGAGGTCTTTCAAGAATACCTGGTGTAAAATTATTCTTCGAAAACTTTTTTGAAATTCCAGTAATTGTTGCAAAAAATGCTGCAACAGCAACTATTGAAGGCGCTATAATGCATAAGGAAAAAACATTTGATATTATAGAAGCAATGGGTTAG
- a CDS encoding rod shape-determining protein, translating into MASWDRKREFVALDLGTANVVAYLGGQGIIYNEPSTMAYDVHTNTVIASGEAAYEMIGKTNDDIRMVVPLVDGVIADLDAAKDLIKIIFSRIKLSDILKHALVVLACPSGVTELERSALKQVVSDMGARHVLVEEEVKLSAIGAGINISIASGHLVVDIGGGTTDIAIISAGDIIISRSIKVAGNHLDEEIRKYIRAEYNVLIGIKTAEKIKVEIGALTKIDNGRTFRAFGRDVISGLPREVVISPDEVKNALLAPFSKITDLIVEVMENTPAELAGDIIRNGITICGGGALIRGIDTYFESIFQLKVTKAQDPLLTVIEGTKEYEKQAEKWLEIIEIRDSREYNIK; encoded by the coding sequence ATGGCATCATGAGATCGTAAAAGAGAATTCGTTGCTTTAGATTTAGGAACAGCTAACGTTGTTGCTTATCTAGGTGGACAAGGTATCATTTATAATGAGCCTTCAACAATGGCATACGATGTTCACACAAACACTGTTATTGCTTCAGGTGAAGCAGCATACGAAATGATCGGAAAAACAAACGATGATATTAGAATGGTAGTTCCATTAGTTGATGGAGTTATAGCAGACCTTGACGCAGCTAAAGATTTAATTAAAATAATCTTTTCACGTATTAAATTATCAGACATCTTAAAACATGCATTAGTAGTTCTTGCCTGCCCTTCAGGAGTTACTGAATTAGAGAGAAGTGCATTAAAACAAGTTGTCTCAGATATGGGAGCAAGACATGTTCTTGTTGAAGAAGAAGTTAAATTATCAGCAATCGGAGCTGGAATTAATATTTCTATCGCTAGTGGTCACTTAGTTGTTGACATTGGTGGAGGAACTACTGATATAGCAATTATTTCAGCAGGAGATATTATTATTTCAAGATCAATTAAAGTTGCTGGAAATCATTTAGATGAAGAAATTAGAAAATATATTCGTGCTGAATATAATGTTTTAATCGGAATTAAAACTGCTGAAAAAATCAAAGTTGAAATTGGAGCATTAACAAAAATAGATAATGGACGTACATTCCGTGCATTCGGACGTGACGTTATCTCTGGATTACCAAGAGAAGTTGTTATCTCACCAGATGAAGTAAAAAATGCTTTATTAGCACCATTTTCAAAAATAACAGACCTAATTGTTGAAGTTATGGAAAACACACCAGCTGAATTAGCTGGAGATATCATTAGAAATGGTATTACTATATGTGGAGGAGGAGCTTTAATTAGAGGAATTGATACTTACTTTGAATCAATTTTCCAATTAAAAGTAACTAAAGCTCAAGATCCATTACTAACAGTTATTGAAGGTACTAAAGAATACGAAAAACAAGCAGAAAAATGATTAGAAATTATTGAAATACGTGATTCAAGAGAATATAACATAAAATAA
- the rnmV gene encoding ribonuclease M5 has product MKIKQVIIVEGVTDTAKLKKIFGNDNVDTIETNGLALSKNTLNFISDVNSTRGVIILTDPDGPGLKIRETINIFLNFKCFNAFINKKRINNSKKIGLAEAEDNDIKESLSNLITFDSLNLSITWEDFLKNEFYKPQARKKIAQKYNWSEKINSKTLFKWVNYINLNVKELKKIVGE; this is encoded by the coding sequence ATGAAGATAAAGCAAGTTATAATTGTTGAAGGTGTTACAGACACTGCCAAACTTAAGAAAATATTTGGAAATGATAATGTTGATACCATAGAAACAAATGGTCTTGCTTTATCTAAAAATACTTTAAATTTTATTTCTGATGTTAATAGCACACGTGGTGTAATTATATTAACAGACCCTGATGGACCTGGTTTAAAAATTCGCGAGACTATTAATATCTTTCTTAATTTTAAATGTTTTAATGCATTTATCAATAAGAAACGAATAAATAATTCAAAAAAAATTGGTTTAGCAGAAGCTGAGGATAACGATATAAAAGAGTCTTTATCCAATTTAATTACATTTGATTCATTAAACTTAAGTATAACCTGAGAAGATTTTTTAAAAAATGAGTTCTATAAACCACAAGCAAGAAAAAAAATAGCACAAAAGTATAACTGAAGTGAAAAAATAAACTCTAAGACATTATTTAAATGGGTTAATTATATTAATCTAAATGTTAAAGAGCTTAAAAAAATAGTAGGAGAATAA